The genomic window TCAAGTTGTTAAACattcccaattacattaaaaaaaaaaaagcactcttgccttccattttggaagtgtgcattggttccaaggcagaaggctaGTAAGGGTGtttaatgggggttaagtgacttgcctaatgttacacagctaggaagtatctgagggcagatttgaacccaggacctcccaactctgggcctgcCCCTCAATTTACCACTCAGCTGGCTCCCTCCAATGACATTTTAATGGAAATCCAGCTATACTCTAGAATGTTGTGAGCTATGAGTTTTAAATTTCTGCTCTTATCAACTCCCCTCATggtacagttgagaaaactaggCCCCAAAGAGGCAATATCTTGCCCAAAGTAATCTAAGTAGCAAAGAGTAGAGAGAGGATTCCAACAATTCCTAGTCTTCTTCCCCAAAATCCAGCTCTCTTCTTATTGTACTTCCATGCctgttttgactttttattttttctttttaaaaaactattttttattctaaatttatcAAACcctgaaaaaagggagaaaaattctATATATGaaatagaacagaaaaggaagattaTATGTATAAATGGGCAGCcctgtggcttagtggatagaacaccaggcctggaatcagaaagatctgagtttacatccagcctcagacacttaatagttatgGGACCTATGGGagggactctgggtaagtcacttaaccttgtttgtctcggtgtcttcattgataaaaaatgagctggagaaggaaatggcaaatcattccagtatctttgccaagaaaaccccaaaatgggatcacaaagagtcagatataactgaaaaactGAACACCTTTCTACTGATttgccttcccccctccccccaatttctCTCCTCCAAGTCTCTTCTGCTCTAGTACTTCATCCAGAGTTGCTTGTCTCCTACTGGGCCCCTTGTTGCTTCTAGAGTCCCTGTGCCTCTCTTTCCTCAGACTACCCATGCCCCATAGGTCAGCCTAGGACCTGGCTCATGGACCAGTTCAACAACATTAACTtggatgggtggctcagtggattgagaaccaggcctagaggaagggaggccctggattcaaatctggcctcagacacttcctagctgtgtgacattaggCAGGCCACTTaaccccactcttctgccttggagctaatacacagtattgattctaagatggaaagtaaaggtttaaaaaacaaaacattaatttaaCCACCCTTCATCAGAGAGCTCAGCCCAGAATTTCTTGGATTTTTGAATATCCTAAGAAACAAAACTTTGAAATTAGGAAGTGTTTAaatgaataactttaaaaaatccttactttccatcttagaatcaatagtgctAAGTCCTGGCAGCGGAGGGGTAAAggcttaggcaattggggttaagggacttgctcagggacacacagctaggaagcatccgAGCCCCCCAGCAAATGACTTTTAAACAGTTCAATTGAGGCTGGCACAGAGGAATGTGGTTGAAGGTGACGGCAGCCTGGGCCTCGGAGCTTGGGTTCTGGTGCTGTTTTTTAATCTCAGCTTGGCCCAGGTCCACCTGGTGGGGAAAGCTTGGCTTGCTCCAGTGTTTTGCATTTAGGTTTCCCCCCAAGTAAGCAGACGCTGCAAAAGGAGACTTAGGAGACAGACGCCACTTCTAGACTTTATTACAGGAAATCAGCTGCAGGGTGAGGAGGACGGGGCTCTGATCTAGGAAGGGAGCcgctggggagaggggagggagccaGGAGGGGCTACAAGGGAGGACCAGAGGacttcatttccttctcagttCTAAGATCCTATTAGAAGACTGCGAAGGATCTCAGGTCAGGGAGGGCATTTTcgtagattgtaaactcctgcGAATTTATCTAGTTTCCATCTCCCCACCCTTTAGCTCGGTGCTTGGCATACTTTTGGCCTGACTGAAGGAGAGCTacatgggagggaaagagagatccGGGGGAGAAAAGTAGGGGTGAGGTGAAGAGAGGGCCGCCTCGGGGAACCAGAAAGGCCTGTCAGACGCAAGGTTGGGGGGAGGACAACCCCAATGCACAGGGAGTGCGTGCTGCTCCATCTCCACCTCCAGGGCTCATTTGTGGACACCCAGGGCCAGAGCGACGATCAAACCCACCACCAGCAGGAACATGGCGACCGAGAGCAGCACCGTGATGACGATCATGCCCCCTGTTCGGGCCATGCCCAGCCCCAGGGTCTCCACTTTTCGGCCTGCCGGGGTCCAATGAGATAGATGATGGAGCCTGAGATGCTGAGAGGCttagagggagggggggaggaggggagggggggctgACGGTACTCACGAGGCAGTGTGGCCATCTGGACTTTGTTACTGGACTCTACAGCGGTCCCTTTCTCCACCGAATAGTAGACActtggagggagaggggagtttggggaggaaggaaggagctcAGCAAGCAGCTCAAGCAGTTCAGGAGGGGTCCCGGGGCCCTGCTCTTCCTCCTGTGCTTCTCCCCCTTCCAGGCTGCCCTCTGATCTGTGCCCAGCCTCTGAGCGCTCCTCCAGCGACCACCTCTCCGCcagccccctcctccctccccaagaggCATCCATTCTGCCAAGCTTCCTTCCAGCCCCTTACTTTCCCCCGCGGTGCTTGCCTCTCCCAGGGAGGGCACCTACAAATATTTGGTGCCGGGTATCAGGTTGGTGACTTGGTAGGCACTGAGTCGGGTGATGGAGAAGCTTCCACTGTTGTACACCACACTCACCAGGTCCCTTCGCGCTCGGCAGGGGGGGACCGTAAAGTTGTGCGTCATTCCTGGGCAGCAAGAGGGGATAAAAGGGGGGCATCAAGCTGGGGGAAGGGACTCCGGGGAAAGAATTGGAGCCGAGGGAGGGAGGGCGGTACCCGGGGCAAGGATGGCAATGTGCAGAGGCTCTGGGGGCTAGGATGCGGGATTTAGGGGAAGGAGGGACCCGAACCTGCGCTTTCATTGACTCTCCTGACAGTCAGACTGGCTTTGCCCCCTGTGAGATGGCAGGGCGGTAAGGCGACTAGAAGGCTCTCTGCCAAGGCTGGGGAGAGCAGGCCAGAGAGACTGGAGATGTTGAATTCTGAGGAAAGGCAAGATAAAGAAACAGACAACATAAGACTAAACTATATCACACAGCCCAGGCCTTCCACACTGAACTTCCCTTGACTAGGAGTGCGGGTCTGGCTTCTGGCCTCGACATTGGCCTCCCTTCACGGGAGTGTGATGGACAGAGCCCCAGGAAGCAGAGTCCGGCCCGTGCCCACCTGACCACCAGATGGCAGACTTGGGCCACTCTGCCAGGGCCCACCGACTGAAATGGCACAGCAGGTATTGGGATTTAACCCCAGGGATCCAGAATATAAGGCAAGAGCAGAATTCTGGCCCTACCAGCTCTATagcctccctttccctcccatcctccccctCTAGTTTGAAGAGCACTCTGGGAGTATCCGGGGTTGTGGGACAAGGACTTGGTCCTTCCTCTCCATCTCCACCCTAGCACTGCCGGCACACCTCCAGAGCATCTCCGGAGAcagccccatccccaccccagctAGGTACCCCTCCAACCCAGGCTGGGGCCGGGAGCACCAAGACCTGCAGATCCGAGATGGGGCAGCACCAGCAGAAGCAGGGTGGGCATCAGAAAGGACATGGCGATGGGGCTGGGATCTGGCAGTCTGCGAAGGTGCCTTGTTTGTCCCTGTGGCATGTGTTGCCCAGGCCCTGGGGTGGCTGATTTTGTGTGAGCGCTGGGAGGGGCCGAGGGGAATCTTGCCTAACCTGCCCCCTCTGCCCCCAAGAGCCTGCAGGGGCCCCTGGACTGGTTTTTCAGGAAAGGGAACAGGCCCTGAAGTCCTGGAAGGAGGGTGGGTGGGACTCCCCAGGCGCCTGGCAATGATTTACGGAGTCTCatggttggaagggacctcagaggccatcttatCCGCCCTTTCCCTGGTCATGAAGCCCCCTCTCTGGTGCCCATGGTCCTCTTCTATTGCTCAGCTATGGGGCAGGTCACTGTGAAGCAGCGGAGTCCTCTAGAGGATATGTGACCAGgaagaactggatttgaatcttgaccCCAGcccaaactagctgtgtgaccctggtcaagtcacttttaCCTTACTGGGACTCGTTTCTTCATGATGCTAATAATAACACTTCACAGAGAGGtagtttcaaatgagataatgcacgtaaagtgctttgccaaccttGAAACTCTATctaaatgctagctcttattattagtgaGGATTAGTGGGGATTGGACAAGTTCCTGTCCATGAACCAGGCACTTCTATGCGTCTCCTCAGGACCTGGCGTGTTCATGCTGATTTGGGTCCCtggggctgtgtgtgtgtgtttttatgtgCCCAGGACACCAGGCATGTCGGGGCGAGTCTCGCTGTTCCCAGGAGCCTCCCTACTGCTAAATTCAGGGAGACGGGGCAGGGCTCCTTGGGGACCCATCAGATGGGCACAGGAGAATCCAGGCTGGGACACAGTAGGCAGAAGATCTCGACAAAGAACCTAGAGGAGAAGCCAAGGGTGCCCCACTGAGGCGGCATGTTCAGGGCTGTGCCACCCCTGGGGTGAGATGGAAAGGAGTTCTCTGAGAGGAGACTGACTCTGGCTCCGGGTGCCTCATctgctctcctccctcccaagactcccctcccctcccactcctTCAAGGGTGCAAGCAGGCAGCGGCCAGGTTGGGCTGTTCAAGCTGCCTTGGGGCTCCTGGACTGAAAAGGACGACTAGAACGGGGAAGGAGACTGAGTCCAGGCAGGGGTAGGGTGAGGCTGCCCTTTGGAGCCACCTGAGAGCCGGAAGGAAAGCCTGTTCCGTACAATCAGTTGTTTTTAGAAATTGACTTGCatttggaagagagaaagaccCCATAGGAGGGGGAAGCCGTTCTGCCCTCCTCTGCTCAGTTTCAGGACAGAGGGGAAGGAGCAGAGGCTTAAAGCCTGGCCAGGGGCTCCTCCCAGAGACCTTCACTAGGAGGGCTGCCCATGGAGATCCCAGGCAAAGACCTCTACCCTTCTTCCAACAAAGGGAAGGGGTCGTTccagtctgtctgtctttctctttaaaaaaccctcagtttccatctcggaatcaatactgtgtgttggttctaaagcagaagagcagtaagggctaggcaatgggggtcaagtgacttgcccaggaagtctgaggtcaaatttgaacccaggacctcctgcttctagtcctggctcccaatcccctgagctacccagctgccccctccaatctTTCTTCCATTGTCTGCCCCTCATGCCAGCTTCTCCACCCCACAGACTTTTCCCTGGAATCTTCCCAGGAGCACTTCTTTCAGTCAAGGTGGTGGCTGTCCAGTGAAAACGTGACAGGTCTTCAGATCAGGGAAAGAGACTGAAAAATGGAAGTAGCAGATTAAACTAGGAAGGAGTCTCCGACTCAGAGGCAGAACAAGGGCTTGGAATCATTTAGAATGTAGAATgctagtcaggaagaactgagttccaaCATGCCTTCTGACACTGATTTCTCCAAGCATCATTTCCCCAGGTGCAAATTGGGGATCATTAAACCTGGAGTATCTACCTGATTGGGTTGTtgtgggataataataataatactaacaacAACAGGATagtgaaaagtgctttgaaagtTTTAAAGTAAACCTGGATGCTTGGGTTGTTGACTCCAGCTTTAGTTTCTGCCCACTCTGGCTTGGATTTTCCTGTTAGAGATTGGGGATCTCTTGGCTCTTACAGGGTCTGGGGAGGCAGGCCCCCTAGGTCTCCACGTGTACATGGGGGAATGAAGCTGTCTATAGAGTATAGGGGCTAGGTCAGAGCCCATTGCTTCCTTTGATTCTTAATCTAGAGGCAGGGATGGGCTCAGGAAAATTCAAAGTCACTTTTGTAGCCTTTTACCTGCTTATTGTGTGCTTTAGTCCCATTTCAggcctttcccctttcccccaggTGAATTAGTAGAGGTACACACTGAGAAGCAGTACAATATGGTATAAAAAtatctgtatttgttttgtttatttttcaatggaatggaggggaaagagagagggagatagatatttttatttgttcatcaaaagaaatttaatcatttttttaagaCCTCTGATTTGGAATTAGCGGACCTGGGTCTAAAGCCTGGCTCTGCTACTTTACCTGTGTGATCTGGGATAAAGTCCCTCCACCTCTCAAGACCTTggctttctcatctgtcaaatggagtgGAGGATggtttagatgacttctaaggtcccttccagtttcaAATCACTGACGTGGTGAGGAGGGGAAGGACAGGTGCTCAGCTCTGCTAAAACTTCTAGGAGGAGCCTAATACAATGGGCTagggtttttaaacccttaccttctatcagaatcaataactgtgtattaattccaaggcagaagagaagttagggatagacaatggaggttaagtgacttgcccagggtcacccaagtaggaagtgtctgaggtcaaatttgaacccaggacctcccatctttaggtctggctctcaatctactgagtcactcagctgcccccactcttctgacttgacAATCAAGGCACATGATGTAAGGCAAGAAGAGTATAGAGATGACTGTGTGGCCCACAGAACTAGGAAGAGGGAGTGGTAGGGCATGAAGAAATTTCCCAGAAACCCATCCTATAAGGTTGAGGATGAGGGTTCTGTAATGGCAATGGGAGGAGGTTTAAGGGACTGGGCCTAGATGAGAAGGCTAGGTTGCTATGAACCCCCTCTCCCTCCTATCTCTTCAAGTGTTCTGAACCTTTGTTGGGAAACTGTTTCAGATACATGTATACCTCCCATATAAGTGCTGAAGTAGATAGAGCATCTAGCCtgcagttaggaagacccaagttcaaatccagcctcacatactTAGTAGCCATGTGGTGCTGGGCAAGACATTTActtgctgtttgcctcagttcttcatctgtaaaatggggataacagcacTGCCTCAAAGGCTTGCTGGGAGgataaaatgatgaaatatttataaagtgcttaggacAGTACCTGAAATATAGAAGGcatttatttaacaaatgcttatttccctccatttcttccctcttttcttttttctcttcctatttccttccttccttccttccttccttccttccttccttccttccttccttccttccttccttccttcctttcttccttcctttctctttctttctttctttctttctttctttctttctttctttctttctttctttctttctttctttctttctttctttctttctttctttctttctttctttctttctctctttctctctttctctctttctctctttctctctttctctctttctctctttctctctttctctctttctctctttctctctttctctctttctctctctctctctctctcttctttctctctttctctctctctctctctctctctctctctctctctccctccctcccctcctcccttcctccctcctcccttcctactcccccctcctcccctctaaACAACAAAGACAACAATTACATGCTATTCAATGTTCCCATTTGCTGAGGAGAATGACCCTTGGGGATCAGTGTGACCCCCACATTGATGACCTAAGAACAGGATGCTCAATTGCTTTCCGTGGAGGATTCAGTAAGAACCCCCTCCCCCATAAGGTGACCCTGACACAGTGACCAGTTGCTATCTGGTGACCCTTGAGAAGCAGTGGAAACTCATGATAAACCAATGTACAGAATCACTATCTTCTTCCTAAACTCTGCATACAGTCTGCCTCCTTCTAGAAGCCATGTCTAAGAAAGTAGTTCTAGACTCAAATAAAACAGAATGTGTGAATTCCATATAAATACTGCCTTTTCTATTATCTCTGTCTTTTAGGAGACTTATCAGCTCCTCTCTGGTACAGCCTCCTctctgaagccttccctgattgcCATGGTTGTATGTGTTCTCTTCATCCTCAAATGACCTTTTACTGTATTTCTTTATCTGCATGATGTATTTCCCTATAGACAATGCACAGTCCTGTTGATcaggaacctttttttttccctttagtatCACCTGTCTTGCACAGTTGGTGTTGTTGAACATTCTAATCAATAGCTTAGATAAGGAAGTAGATGAggtgcttatcaaatttgcagataacTCAAAGTTGGGAAAAATCACTACTATGTTCCATGATAGAGTCAGGATCTAAAAAGATCTGGACAAGCTGGAACCCGGGGCCAAATCTAAAGAGACGgaatttaataaggataaatataaagACTTACACTTGAGTTCAAGGAATCAACTTCAGTAGTACAAGATGGAGAAACATAATTAAAAAGCAGTTTGCCTGAAAAGAACAATATCTGGCATTTATAGAGCTTTTAAGgtctgtaaagcattttatatagatGATCTCATTTGCACCTCATAACAAATATGGCTATCTCCATTCTGTAAATGGAAAAACCGAGGCACAGAGATCTTAAGTGATCAGTTCATGGGTGTACCACCATTAAATaaaaacttaggtcttcttgaattCAAGACTATCATTCTAGCCCATTGTATTAGGCTCCTCCTAGAAGTTTTAGTAGTCTATAAGCTGAATATAGATATGATATAGCAGCTAATTCAAtgtctttcccttttaaaaaatttatccattttttaaagtctttctatCTAAAActgaagggcaagagctaggcaaacagggttaaatgacttgcccagggtctaggAAATGTCATTATCTTCCATTGTAGAATCAACAcatagaattggttccaaggcaaaagaccttaagggctaggtaattggggtcaatcgatcacaaaactaggaagtgtctgaggtaaaattcgAACTCAGGACACctggtctctaggcctaactctctatccactgagtcacctaggtaCCCCagtcttttgtcatttttgccagacttgataggtatgaggtagaaagctcagagttgctttgatttgcatttctctattatttGGAGTACTTTTTTCATATGTTGATAATCTAGATTTCTTcctatgaaaactgcctattcatggggcagctaggtggctccgatagaaagtcagacctagaaacgggaggttctgtgttcaaatctttctctcttcctagcagtgtgacactgagcaagtcacttaatcccaagtgCCTAAACCCttagcacttttctgccttggaataaatacttaggaccaattctaagacagaaggtgaaggttttaaaaaaggggaaaacccCCCCAACAATCTCAACTGCCTATTCTCATCCTTTAGCTATTTATttactggggaatggctcttaaaTTAATTCAATATTGAGAAGCATAGCACAAAGAGCTAGAGGGCTGTTAGCATTTCTACTCTGTTCAGACCACGAAAAGACTATTATGTTTAGTTCTGAGTGTCCCATTTTGGGAAGGACATATATAAACTGGGGAGCAATTGGAAAAGGGCAACCAGGATGAGGAAGAGCCTGAAATCCACATAAGAATCTTTGGAAGGAAAGGGGGGTTTAGTACAGAGAAGAGAAGACCTAGGGACCTGGGGTGAACAGGGGAAGAGATATATTACctgtcttcaggtatttgaagggctgccaCATGGAAAAGAGGATTGGATTTTTGTTAGGTCctagagggcagaactaagaCTAATGGGTGGAAATTAGGCAAATAGATATAGGCTTGATATCAGGAATAATTTCTCAGTAATCAGAGCTGTCCAAAACTGAGAAAGACTGCCCCAGGACAGAGTAGGTTCTCCCATCCTAGAGGGTCTTTGAGCAGAGGTTTGCTAGCAATTCCAGGTTGTCGTATAAGGGATTCTTTATCAGGTATGAATTTAACTATATTGCCTCTGAGGTCCCATCCTGTAGTACCTTGCACATAGTGGCTGTTTAATAAACactgaaatgaattgaatatcTCCTAGGggcatttctattttaaaagagCACTTGGGGAAAGGTCATTGCATAACTCAGATATAAATGTTGGTATTTCCATTTTCTGTGGGGGGATTTTGGAGTAAGGCTTGGTCCTGCTAAGAGGCTCATGAGGAAGGTATGAAGTCACCCACCCGCAGCTCAGCCCCATGCTGATAGGGGatactctgggggtggggggaggaaagctCTTATAATAACACAAAGGGCTATGATGCTTTACAAACTGCTTTCCCCACAAGAACTTTGTGAAGGAGGTAGGGTAAgcatcccattttgcagatgaggaagttgaagctCAGGAAGGTTGCTTGATCAcattgctcccattttacagatggggatgCCATTGCTCACAGAACTTATGTGACTTATCTAAGGTGGAACAGCTTGTCAAGTGTCAGAGTCAAGGGTGTTCTGGGGTTGAGACCCAAATGCAGTTCTTCTGATTGCAAGCCCCGCGTCCTTTTTCTGGACATCATTCAGCTTAACTAAAATGAGGCAATGGATTGAAGGGTTGAGTATTCTTGGCCTGGAGCTAAGATGTGTGGGTGGGCTACAGATTGTCTCTGGTCCTCAAAGAGGAAAAAGGGGTCCTGTTTCTTTAAGCATCCCACTCCTCATCTTCCCTCCTCCTTACTAGCCCTAGCCCTCTCTGGGTTTCTGGAGGAGCAGAGAGTTGGAGCCGTCTTCTCTCTGCCCTGCCGGGCTGCTCACTCGCTGCTCTAGAGGCTGTGCTTTGCTGTCTCCATGGAAACCATTAGTTGCTAAGCAACTGGAGCATCATCTGTGCTGAGCTCTCGCATCTAATTATCCCATCACAGTGGCTGAGAGGGGTTTGGGGGGAGCCGGGAGGAGTTGGGTGGGGGTGAGGCCAAGCAGAGGAGCAAGAGGATAACTCTTTTAATGGAGCTGATTCGTTGACAAGACTGAAGTCATTTAAAGACACAGAGCCCACTCCTCTGGGGGATTCCCTGGAGTGCTTGGAACAGGACTCATTACCTGGGGTCCCTGCCCAAGATCCAGCCTCTGTCTGGAATCTGCTTTCTCTAATATCCGCCTCTGCCCGCCTATCTCCCTCCCCCgatccctacccccacccccattactTCCCTGTATATACTATTCTGCCAAGACTAACAGGTGAGCTGGCAGACCTCTGTGACTTGCCCATCCCCCTCTGGTACTCtgttccttaatttccttttttggatcTTAAGCTTTTAagatttgagagttggaaggatcctcagagatcatctagtccagccccttcattttacagagaactgaggcccaaagattCAAAGTGGCTTGCCCATTGTCACAAAGAGAGAAATTCCTCTGGCCAGCCACTGCAGGGAGAGAGCTCATTTGTAGCTGATGAATTAATTGTGCATCTACTTGTCTTGAGGGGGAGGTGGCAGTGGCAGTCTTGATGGGGACCATTGCCCTCCTACTGGTGGATATTAGCTTTGTTTCGCACAATACTTTGCCATAATAAAAATACTTCACAATTTACCTTCATGGGAGGaagcattattatcctcatttttcagacggggaaaccaagtcttggaaactcATGGTTCTCACCtatctgggaagtgccaaggccAGTAGGATTCATTTCATTATTCTACTCTGCCTCTGT from Monodelphis domestica isolate mMonDom1 chromosome 4, mMonDom1.pri, whole genome shotgun sequence includes these protein-coding regions:
- the UPK2 gene encoding uroplakin-2, with product MPQGQTRHLRRLPDPSPIAMSFLMPTLLLLVLPHLGSAEFNISSLSGLLSPALAESLLVALPPCHLTGGKASLTVRRVNESAGMTHNFTVPPCRARRDLVSVVYNSGSFSITRLSAYQVTNLIPGTKYFVYYSVEKGTAVESSNKVQMATLPRRKVETLGLGMARTGGMIVITVLLSVAMFLLVVGLIVALALGVHK